AGGCGTGAGCCGTAGGAGGTCCGCATGTCGATCGGATTCGTAGGCCCGCGGCCCGAGGGGACGCCCGCGGCCGAGCCCAAGCGCAGCCAGATCGCGCCTGTGGCGGAGATGGTCGGGATCCTCGACAGCCTCCCGGGCGGCGGCCTCATTCTGACCACCGTCGAGGCCGCCCTCAACTGGGGGCGCGCCAGCTCGCTGTGGCCGCTCACGTTCGGGCTCGCGTGCTGTGCGATCGAGATGATGGCCGCGTTCGCGAGCCGGTTCGACCTCGACCGGATGGGCGTGATCCCACGCGCGACGCCGCGGCAGGCCGACCTCATGATCGTGGCGGGCCGCGCGACGCTGAAGATGGCCCCGATCGTCCGTCGCCTGTGGGAGCAGATGCCGGAGCCGCGGTACGTCATCTCCATGGGGTCGTGCGCGACGTGCGGCGGCCCGTTCTACTACGACAACTACTCGATCCTGAAGGGCATCGACCAGGTCGTGCCGGTCGACGTCTACGTGCCCGGCTGCCCGCCGCGGCCCGAGGCGCTGATCGAGGGCATCCTGAAGCTGCAGGAGCAGATCAAGAAGGAGCCGTTCCTCCGCAAGCAGGCGCTCGACGC
The window above is part of the bacterium genome. Proteins encoded here:
- a CDS encoding NADH-quinone oxidoreductase subunit B family protein, whose product is MVGILDSLPGGGLILTTVEAALNWGRASSLWPLTFGLACCAIEMMAAFASRFDLDRMGVIPRATPRQADLMIVAGRATLKMAPIVRRLWEQMPEPRYVISMGSCATCGGPFYYDNYSILKGIDQVVPVDVYVPGCPPRPEALIEGILKLQEQIKKEPFLRKQALDAIAARTAGGRP